Proteins encoded in a region of the Streptomyces sp. NBC_01298 genome:
- a CDS encoding acyl-CoA dehydrogenase family protein gives MELRDRVAGFVRERVMPREPVLDAGGPAGAAALRELQAGAKEAGLWALPLPVELGGQGLGLARYARIAEAEGASDHGPAALGSAPLLDATMLWRHGGDRVRALYPRRLTAGELRACYAMTDPETPGTDPYLTSTRAEEAADGSWTLSGRKWFTSHAAEADLVTVLARTDGRPGDRTGLSLLVVPTSAPGFRVVRELPVLGAGGQWEIEFDRVRVAADHLLGERGRALAIAAERLQLGRTLRCLRWLGQAQRAFDLMCARVNSRTGSRGPLGAHQLVQSHVFESLLLLRSTRPLVHEAVAAISTGRDAHVEVGLAKVAAARMLQQVTDAAIQIHGAAGLGPDTPLPALYRTGRTARILDGPDELHITAVARRVLGGYRGGGGGGGQGQGG, from the coding sequence CTGGAGTTGAGGGACCGGGTGGCGGGGTTCGTACGGGAGCGGGTGATGCCCCGCGAGCCCGTGCTCGACGCGGGCGGCCCCGCCGGGGCGGCGGCCCTGCGGGAGCTCCAGGCCGGGGCGAAGGAGGCGGGCCTCTGGGCCCTCCCGCTGCCCGTGGAACTGGGCGGCCAAGGGCTCGGTCTCGCGCGCTACGCGCGGATCGCCGAGGCCGAGGGGGCGAGCGACCACGGACCGGCGGCACTGGGGTCGGCGCCCCTGCTGGACGCCACGATGCTGTGGCGGCACGGCGGCGACCGGGTGCGCGCGCTGTACCCGCGCCGGCTGACGGCCGGTGAACTGCGCGCCTGCTACGCCATGACCGACCCGGAGACACCGGGCACGGACCCGTACCTCACCTCCACACGCGCGGAGGAGGCGGCGGACGGGAGCTGGACCCTGAGCGGCCGCAAGTGGTTCACCTCGCACGCCGCCGAGGCCGATCTGGTCACCGTACTGGCCCGCACCGACGGGCGGCCGGGCGACCGTACGGGGCTGTCGCTGCTCGTCGTCCCCACCTCCGCCCCGGGGTTCCGGGTGGTGCGGGAGCTGCCGGTGCTGGGTGCGGGCGGGCAGTGGGAGATCGAGTTCGACCGGGTGCGCGTGGCCGCCGACCACCTCCTCGGCGAGCGCGGCCGGGCCCTCGCCATCGCCGCGGAACGCCTCCAACTGGGCCGCACCCTGAGGTGTCTGCGCTGGCTGGGCCAGGCGCAGCGCGCGTTCGACCTCATGTGCGCACGCGTGAACTCCCGTACCGGGTCGCGCGGACCGCTCGGAGCACATCAGCTGGTGCAGAGCCACGTCTTCGAGTCGCTCCTGCTGCTGCGCAGCACCCGGCCGCTCGTCCACGAGGCCGTCGCCGCGATCAGCACGGGACGGGACGCGCACGTGGAGGTGGGCCTGGCCAAAGTGGCGGCCGCCCGGATGCTCCAGCAGGTGACCGACGCGGCCATCCAGATCCACGGCGCGGCCGGCCTGGGCCCCGACACCCCCCTCCCCGCCCTCTACCGCACGGGCCGCACGGCCCGGATCCTGGACGGGCCGGACGAACTGCACATCACGGCGGTGGCTCGGCGGGTGCTGGGGGGATACCGGGGTGGGGGCGGGGGTGGGGGCCAAGGCCAAGGCGGGTGA
- a CDS encoding sugar ABC transporter permease: MTTRKDPWAERAFARLLARVSVTASEIDAERFPLYADPHTGQWTTTGRGSWAGGFWAGLLWLRARHTGTAADRSAASACTARLTGWVDADTSTRGLILWYGTALAVEDAGAEHLRSRAAGACLSAVDEELGLLPWGSAFGGPRLLARVDGLPGTVTLLSTVGPAAAASHLQRHLSLCLPGSGTEARPARDLVPAWSYAAETGWRECAEPAPGWSRGPAWLLLALADALHRPAVAACLPGHPQALAERLADAWTGPGTPLVPPAEAARPDGPQDTSAAAVTAVALLKLSLLPGPRAAAYAHRAAEILKHLVDHHLSGGRLLNGCYDADKGVATHHELVWGDFFLALGLAALTGRADLRTV, translated from the coding sequence TTGACGACGCGGAAGGATCCGTGGGCGGAACGGGCGTTCGCGCGGCTCCTCGCGCGGGTGTCCGTCACAGCGTCCGAAATCGACGCGGAGCGCTTCCCGCTGTACGCGGATCCGCACACGGGGCAGTGGACGACGACCGGCCGGGGTTCCTGGGCCGGCGGCTTCTGGGCAGGCCTGCTGTGGCTGAGGGCCCGCCACACGGGAACCGCGGCCGACAGGTCCGCGGCATCGGCCTGCACCGCGCGCCTGACCGGCTGGGTAGACGCCGACACCTCCACCCGCGGGCTGATCCTCTGGTACGGAACGGCCCTGGCCGTCGAGGACGCCGGAGCAGAGCACTTGCGTTCCCGCGCGGCCGGAGCCTGCCTGTCAGCCGTGGACGAGGAACTCGGCCTGCTGCCCTGGGGGTCGGCCTTCGGCGGTCCGCGACTGCTGGCCCGGGTGGACGGCCTGCCGGGCACGGTCACCCTGCTCTCCACCGTCGGCCCGGCGGCCGCCGCATCGCACCTCCAGCGCCACCTGTCCTTGTGCCTCCCCGGCTCCGGCACGGAGGCCCGCCCCGCCCGTGACCTCGTACCGGCCTGGTCCTACGCGGCGGAGACGGGCTGGCGGGAGTGCGCGGAGCCGGCGCCGGGCTGGAGCAGAGGACCGGCCTGGCTGCTCCTCGCACTGGCCGACGCACTGCACCGCCCCGCCGTGGCCGCCTGCCTGCCGGGCCACCCGCAGGCACTGGCGGAACGACTTGCCGACGCGTGGACAGGACCGGGCACCCCCCTCGTACCGCCCGCGGAAGCGGCCCGCCCGGACGGCCCGCAGGACACCTCCGCCGCGGCCGTGACGGCCGTCGCCCTCCTGAAGCTGTCCCTGCTGCCCGGCCCCCGCGCCGCGGCGTACGCACACCGCGCGGCGGAGATCCTGAAGCACCTGGTGGACCACCACCTCTCCGGGGGCCGCCTGCTGAACGGCTGCTACGACGCGGACAAGGGAGTCGCGACCCACCACGAACTGGTGTGGGGCGACTTCTTCCTGGCCCTGGGCCTGGCCGCCCTGACCGGGCGAGCCGACCTCCGCACGGTCTGA
- a CDS encoding MFS transporter, with protein sequence MAFSMLQLFLLGALGPRLIVDLGVSPAVLGWTTTVGFGTAAVLSPLGGRLVDRIGPRRSLVLLLSVSAAALALIGAAPGTGFLLAAVALGGLPQALANPATNKAVLAAVPPGRRGPVTGMKQSGVQLGAFAAGLPLTALAGGIGWRGAVWTAAATAALAALWARRALPADPPTAPAGPRAPLVPRGAIAWLAVFSLFLGCGIASVNTYLALFGAQRLGMGPTAAGALVAVLGVAGIAGRVGWSKAARPGRAEWLPGALAAGAVGAAVLLAAAPTVRPLVWVAAVAVGVFAVSANAVSMVLVMQRSAPGRAGQDSALVAAGFFTGFAVGPLLFGPLANAGRYGTGWLLVAAEFGVAGAIGLTWAMRERGRGR encoded by the coding sequence ATGGCCTTCTCGATGCTCCAGCTCTTCCTCCTCGGCGCACTCGGCCCGCGCCTGATCGTGGACTTGGGGGTCTCGCCCGCCGTGCTCGGCTGGACCACCACGGTCGGATTCGGTACGGCCGCCGTGCTGTCCCCGCTCGGCGGGAGGCTGGTGGACCGGATCGGGCCGCGCCGCTCCCTCGTCCTCCTGCTGTCGGTGTCCGCGGCGGCGCTCGCGCTGATCGGCGCCGCGCCCGGCACCGGCTTCCTGCTCGCCGCCGTCGCGCTGGGCGGACTGCCCCAGGCCCTGGCCAACCCGGCGACCAACAAGGCCGTCCTCGCCGCGGTGCCCCCCGGCCGCCGGGGCCCGGTGACCGGCATGAAGCAGTCGGGCGTCCAACTGGGCGCCTTCGCCGCCGGGCTGCCGCTCACGGCACTGGCCGGCGGGATCGGCTGGCGCGGGGCGGTGTGGACGGCCGCCGCCACCGCCGCGCTGGCGGCGCTGTGGGCGCGCCGCGCCCTGCCCGCGGACCCGCCAACGGCCCCGGCCGGGCCCCGCGCCCCGCTCGTCCCGCGGGGTGCCATCGCCTGGCTGGCGGTGTTCTCCCTGTTCCTGGGCTGCGGCATCGCCTCGGTCAACACCTACCTGGCCCTCTTCGGCGCGCAGCGGCTCGGCATGGGTCCCACCGCGGCCGGCGCACTGGTCGCGGTACTCGGCGTCGCGGGCATCGCCGGGCGGGTCGGCTGGTCGAAGGCCGCCCGGCCGGGGCGCGCCGAATGGCTGCCCGGAGCCCTGGCCGCGGGAGCCGTGGGGGCGGCCGTCCTCCTGGCCGCGGCTCCGACCGTACGGCCGCTGGTGTGGGTGGCGGCCGTGGCCGTCGGGGTGTTCGCGGTATCGGCCAACGCCGTCTCGATGGTCCTGGTGATGCAGCGCTCCGCCCCCGGCCGGGCCGGCCAGGATTCCGCCCTCGTGGCCGCCGGCTTCTTCACCGGCTTCGCCGTCGGCCCCCTCCTCTTCGGCCCCCTCGCGAACGCCGGCCGTTACGGGACGGGCTGGCTGCTGGTGGCGGCCGAGTTCGGCGTGGCCGGTGCCATCGGGTTGACCTGGGCGATGCGGGAGCGGGGGAGGGGACGTTGA
- a CDS encoding sigma-70 family RNA polymerase sigma factor: MTAALLTRPTSAPTRRTAGPDEGVTLLALAARDGDPVAVDRFVRALHHDVRRYVAYLSADPQSADDLTQETFLRALGSLHRFEGRSSARTWLLSIARRTVVDSLRHKAARPKIADRDDWQTAAEQSQPRGVPGFEDGVALAELLAAIPTERREVFVLTQLMGLPYAEAALMLGCPIGTVRSRVARARSSLIDLLEDTDPARA, translated from the coding sequence ATGACCGCTGCCCTGCTCACCCGCCCGACCAGCGCCCCCACCCGCCGCACCGCCGGACCCGACGAGGGCGTCACGCTCCTCGCGCTGGCCGCCCGTGACGGCGACCCCGTCGCGGTGGACCGGTTCGTCCGCGCCCTGCACCACGACGTGCGCCGCTACGTGGCCTACCTCAGCGCGGACCCGCAGTCCGCCGATGACCTGACCCAGGAGACCTTCCTGCGCGCCCTCGGCAGCCTCCACCGCTTCGAGGGCCGCTCCTCCGCCCGCACCTGGCTGCTCTCCATCGCGCGGCGCACCGTGGTGGACAGCCTGCGCCACAAGGCGGCCCGCCCCAAGATCGCCGACAGAGACGACTGGCAGACCGCGGCCGAGCAGAGCCAGCCCCGCGGCGTACCCGGCTTCGAGGACGGCGTCGCGCTCGCGGAGCTCCTGGCGGCGATCCCGACCGAACGCCGCGAGGTCTTCGTCCTCACCCAGCTCATGGGCCTGCCGTACGCGGAGGCGGCGCTCATGCTCGGCTGTCCGATAGGCACCGTCCGCTCGCGCGTGGCGCGGGCCCGCTCGTCCCTGATCGACCTGCTGGAGGACACGGACCCCGCCAGGGCCTGA
- a CDS encoding SHOCT domain-containing protein has product MDDYPLLNLFWTMLWLFLWVMWFFLLFKVITDIFRDHELHGWGKAGWLILVLLLPYIGVLIYLIVRGRSMSQRDVKQAKAQEQAFQDYVQKAAGPRSSPAEELAKLSSLKEKGHLTQEEFDKAKEKLLT; this is encoded by the coding sequence GTGGACGACTATCCACTGCTCAACCTGTTCTGGACCATGCTCTGGCTCTTCCTGTGGGTCATGTGGTTCTTCCTGCTGTTCAAGGTGATCACTGACATCTTCAGGGACCACGAGCTGCACGGCTGGGGCAAGGCCGGCTGGCTGATCCTGGTGCTCCTGCTGCCCTACATCGGCGTCCTCATCTACCTCATCGTCCGCGGCCGCAGCATGTCGCAGCGGGACGTGAAGCAGGCGAAGGCGCAGGAACAGGCTTTCCAGGACTACGTCCAGAAGGCCGCGGGCCCCCGCAGCAGCCCCGCGGAGGAACTCGCGAAGCTGTCCTCCCTCAAGGAGAAGGGCCACCTGACCCAGGAGGAGTTCGACAAGGCCAAGGAGAAGCTCCTGACCTGA
- a CDS encoding sulfite oxidase, translating to MEERPLTGISSPGRIAAPGEGIGQDELALAARNHGLPLEAMRYEVTPAGLHYVLVHYDIPDTGTGTEDEADPDSGGWRLTVRGRLRTPLELGLRDLRSLPSVTRRVTMECAGNGRARLSPRPVSQPWLVEAVGTADWTGVPLRAVLAEAGVAPDAVEAVFTGADHGLERGVEQDYRRSLPLPVGEDVLLAHTMNGGPLPPQHGHPLRLVVPGWYGMAHVKWLRDIELVDTAFGGYQQATAYRFRQDAEEPGEPVTRIAPRALLIPPGFPDFMSRTRVVRPGPVRLAGRAWSGYGPVVRVELSTDGGGGWADAEVLPQGGHPYAWQGWHADWTAVAGSHTLLVRATDASGRTQPVQQPWNRGGFGNNQVQAVSVVCH from the coding sequence ATGGAGGAGCGCCCCCTCACCGGGATCAGCTCCCCGGGCCGGATCGCCGCCCCCGGGGAGGGCATCGGCCAGGACGAGCTGGCGCTCGCCGCGCGCAACCACGGGCTCCCTCTGGAGGCCATGCGGTACGAGGTCACCCCGGCCGGGCTGCACTACGTGCTCGTGCACTACGACATCCCCGACACCGGCACCGGCACCGAGGACGAAGCCGACCCGGATTCCGGCGGCTGGCGCCTCACCGTGCGCGGCCGCCTCCGGACCCCCCTGGAGCTGGGGCTGCGCGATCTGCGGAGCCTGCCCTCCGTGACCCGCCGGGTCACCATGGAGTGCGCCGGCAACGGGCGGGCCCGGCTGTCCCCGCGGCCGGTCAGTCAGCCCTGGCTGGTGGAGGCGGTGGGGACGGCCGACTGGACGGGGGTGCCGCTGCGCGCGGTGCTCGCGGAGGCCGGGGTGGCTCCGGACGCCGTGGAGGCGGTGTTCACGGGCGCGGACCACGGGCTGGAGCGGGGCGTCGAGCAGGACTACCGGCGCAGCCTGCCGCTGCCCGTCGGCGAGGACGTGCTGCTCGCCCACACGATGAACGGCGGGCCCCTGCCGCCCCAGCACGGGCATCCGCTGCGGCTGGTCGTCCCGGGCTGGTACGGGATGGCCCACGTGAAGTGGCTGCGCGACATCGAGCTCGTCGACACGGCCTTCGGCGGCTACCAGCAGGCCACCGCCTACCGGTTCAGGCAGGACGCGGAGGAGCCCGGCGAGCCCGTCACCCGGATCGCCCCGCGCGCCCTGCTGATCCCGCCGGGATTCCCCGACTTCATGTCCCGCACCCGGGTGGTGCGCCCCGGCCCGGTGCGGCTGGCCGGGCGCGCCTGGTCGGGGTACGGGCCCGTCGTGCGCGTGGAGTTGAGCACCGACGGGGGCGGCGGCTGGGCCGACGCCGAGGTGCTGCCGCAGGGCGGGCACCCGTACGCCTGGCAGGGCTGGCACGCCGACTGGACCGCGGTCGCGGGCAGTCACACCCTCCTGGTCCGCGCCACCGACGCCTCGGGGCGCACACAGCCGGTGCAACAGCCGTGGAACCGCGGGGGCTTCGGGAACAACCAGGTGCAGGCCGTCTCCGTCGTGTGCCACTGA
- a CDS encoding DoxX family membrane protein, with product MQTIWLGGPEWVAVLRIGLGLWWLESWRHKDKKDWFGGGGIRWAAGVAEKHRWGFVTRGFDIVVKPYPRFMAYLVAYAELALGLGLIVGFLTPIALLAGLLLNLVYLILMIHDWGEQGQNLMMALISGVAFFAMGWQVWSLDNALGLF from the coding sequence ATGCAGACCATCTGGCTCGGCGGGCCCGAATGGGTCGCCGTTCTGCGGATCGGGCTCGGGCTGTGGTGGCTGGAGAGCTGGCGGCACAAGGACAAGAAGGACTGGTTCGGCGGAGGCGGCATCCGCTGGGCGGCCGGCGTCGCCGAGAAGCACCGCTGGGGGTTCGTCACGCGCGGCTTCGACATCGTCGTCAAGCCCTACCCGCGCTTCATGGCCTACCTCGTCGCCTACGCCGAACTGGCCCTCGGCCTGGGCCTGATCGTCGGGTTCCTGACCCCGATAGCCCTGCTCGCCGGGCTGCTGCTCAACCTGGTCTACCTGATCCTGATGATCCACGACTGGGGCGAGCAGGGGCAGAACCTGATGATGGCCCTGATCTCCGGAGTCGCCTTCTTCGCGATGGGCTGGCAGGTCTGGTCCCTGGACAACGCCCTGGGGCTCTTCTAG
- a CDS encoding HD domain-containing protein produces MTYVTWTLDTPSARAALEVASEYTDAALLNHSVRSYAFGAEHADRHGLSYDRELFYVSALVHDLGLTAPFDSHTLPFEEAGGHVARVLTAGLGWPAERRARAEEIIVRHMREDVTAAEDVESHLLQIGTTADVSGVGVLDADPVFTSALLTEYPRLGFGDAFFALVSDQAARKPQCAAAAYVASGAKERIAANPLDRRGRAV; encoded by the coding sequence ATGACCTATGTGACATGGACTCTTGACACTCCGTCGGCCCGCGCCGCGCTGGAGGTCGCCTCCGAGTACACGGACGCGGCGCTGCTGAACCACTCCGTCCGCTCGTACGCCTTCGGGGCCGAGCACGCGGACCGGCACGGGCTGTCGTACGACCGGGAGCTCTTCTACGTCAGCGCGCTGGTGCACGACCTCGGGCTGACCGCGCCCTTCGACAGCCACACCCTGCCCTTCGAGGAGGCGGGCGGCCACGTCGCGCGCGTGCTGACGGCCGGGCTGGGCTGGCCCGCGGAGCGGCGGGCGCGCGCCGAGGAGATCATCGTGCGGCACATGCGCGAGGACGTCACGGCCGCCGAGGACGTGGAGAGCCACCTGCTCCAGATCGGTACGACCGCGGACGTCTCCGGGGTCGGCGTCCTGGACGCCGACCCCGTCTTCACGTCCGCGCTGCTCACCGAGTACCCGCGCCTCGGCTTCGGCGACGCCTTCTTCGCGCTGGTCAGCGACCAGGCCGCGCGCAAGCCGCAGTGCGCGGCGGCGGCCTACGTGGCGAGCGGCGCGAAGGAGCGCATCGCGGCGAACCCGCTGGACCGGCGCGGCCGGGCCGTCTAG
- the codA gene encoding cytosine deaminase — MRMIVRGARLLHSEGLHDVEVAEDGRIARVLPYDDQKEPPATGVLIEAHGGLLSAPFVEPHIHLDTALTAGDPRPNVSGTLWEGIACWSERKKTLTREDVIARATEVLRWQAAQGVLHVRTHCDVTDPELTALDALLEVRDRVRDVMTLQIVAFPQEGIVSFPGGEKLLREAVRRGADVVGAIPHFEDTREDGVASLAVAFRLAEEQGLRVDAHCDEIDDEQSRFVEVLAAHALRSGLRGHVTASHTTAMGSYGGAYSFKLQRLLSRSGINLVSNPFANLNLQGRFDAYPKRRGLTQVKEMLAAGVNVAFGHDDVMDPWNALGTGNPLQTALVGIYAAQLTGADEIPVAFEMVTERAARVLGLSPSEYGVRQGNPASFVLLPAESPTEAVRRQVRPRYVVSRGTVLAETPAAPARLLAWPGEEGPSEVDFRVRLL, encoded by the coding sequence ATGCGGATGATCGTCCGGGGCGCCCGGCTGCTGCACAGCGAAGGCCTGCACGACGTCGAGGTCGCGGAGGACGGGCGGATCGCGCGCGTGCTCCCGTACGACGACCAGAAGGAGCCCCCGGCGACGGGGGTGCTGATCGAGGCGCACGGCGGGCTGCTCAGCGCGCCCTTCGTCGAGCCGCACATCCACCTCGACACGGCCCTGACGGCCGGAGATCCGCGCCCCAACGTCTCCGGGACCCTCTGGGAGGGCATCGCCTGCTGGAGCGAGCGCAAGAAGACCCTGACCCGCGAGGACGTGATCGCGCGGGCCACCGAGGTGCTGCGCTGGCAGGCGGCGCAGGGCGTCCTGCACGTGCGCACCCACTGCGACGTCACCGACCCGGAGCTGACCGCGCTCGACGCGCTGCTGGAGGTGCGCGACCGGGTCCGGGACGTGATGACCCTGCAGATCGTCGCCTTCCCGCAGGAGGGCATCGTCTCCTTCCCCGGCGGCGAGAAGCTGCTGCGCGAGGCCGTCCGGCGCGGGGCCGACGTGGTCGGAGCGATCCCGCACTTCGAGGACACCCGCGAGGACGGGGTGGCCTCGCTGGCCGTCGCCTTCCGGCTGGCCGAGGAGCAGGGGCTGCGCGTGGACGCGCACTGCGACGAGATCGACGACGAGCAGTCCCGTTTCGTGGAGGTACTTGCCGCGCACGCCCTGCGCTCGGGGCTGCGCGGGCACGTCACCGCCTCGCACACGACGGCCATGGGCTCCTACGGCGGCGCCTACAGCTTCAAACTCCAGCGGCTGCTGTCCCGCTCCGGGATCAACCTCGTCTCGAACCCCTTCGCCAACCTCAACCTCCAGGGCCGCTTCGACGCCTACCCCAAGCGGCGCGGCCTCACCCAGGTCAAGGAGATGCTGGCGGCCGGGGTCAACGTGGCCTTCGGCCACGACGACGTGATGGACCCCTGGAACGCGCTCGGCACCGGGAACCCGCTCCAGACCGCCCTCGTCGGGATCTACGCCGCCCAGCTCACGGGAGCGGACGAGATCCCGGTGGCCTTCGAGATGGTGACCGAGCGCGCGGCGCGCGTGCTGGGCCTGTCGCCCTCGGAGTACGGGGTCCGCCAGGGCAACCCGGCCTCCTTCGTGCTGCTGCCCGCCGAATCGCCTACCGAGGCCGTCCGCCGCCAGGTCCGCCCGCGCTACGTGGTCTCGCGCGGCACCGTCCTCGCGGAGACCCCGGCGGCTCCGGCCCGGCTGCTGGCCTGGCCGGGAGAGGAGGGCCCCTCGGAGGTGGACTTCCGCGTCCGCCTACTGTGA
- a CDS encoding S9 family peptidase, producing the protein MTDASADTAATTDAMPDWEKRFRAPRVGLPEWAEDAPDRSLFVSNATGTYELYTWDRATGAQRQATDRPNGTTDGTLSPDGAWVWWFSDTDGDEFGTWVRQPFAGGPDEPATPGLEASYPAGLAIGRDGTAVVGRSTDEDGTTIHVVRPDGTEPCVVYRHRESAGVGDLSRDGTLLAVEHTEHGDAMHSALRVITLDGATVAELDDSKGGTEELGLTVLGFAPVAGDTRLLIGHQRRGRWEPMVWDVAAGTEEGLAVDLPGDVGAEWYPDGSALLIEHEYEARSELLRYDLAARELVRLDTPPGTVSGATARPDGSVEYQWSSAAEPSVIRSTAGGVVLDPPGFRPPGSVRVEDVWVEGPGGRIHALAQRPEGHGDGPFPTVFEIHGGPTWHDSDAFAATPAAWLDHGFAVVRVNYRGSTGYGREWTDALKHRVGLIELEDVEAVREWAVGSGLADPARLVLSGGSWGGYLTLLGLGTHPDAWAVGLAAVPVADYVTAYHDEMEALKSLDRTLFGGTPEEVPERFEASSPLTYVDAVKAPVHIAAGLNDPRCPIKQIENYVDRLAARGAAHEVYRYDAGHGSLVVEERIKQVRMEIDFALKHLPR; encoded by the coding sequence ATGACTGACGCCAGCGCCGACACCGCCGCCACCACCGACGCCATGCCCGACTGGGAGAAGCGCTTCCGGGCCCCGCGCGTGGGACTGCCCGAATGGGCCGAGGACGCGCCCGACCGCTCGCTCTTCGTCTCCAACGCCACCGGGACCTACGAGCTCTACACCTGGGACCGCGCCACCGGCGCCCAGCGGCAGGCCACCGACCGGCCGAACGGGACCACCGACGGCACCCTCTCCCCCGACGGCGCCTGGGTCTGGTGGTTCTCCGACACCGACGGCGACGAGTTCGGCACCTGGGTCCGCCAGCCCTTCGCGGGCGGCCCCGACGAGCCGGCCACCCCCGGGCTGGAGGCCTCGTACCCGGCCGGGCTGGCCATCGGGCGGGACGGGACGGCCGTCGTGGGGCGCTCCACCGACGAGGACGGGACCACGATCCACGTGGTGCGGCCCGACGGGACGGAGCCGTGCGTGGTCTACCGGCACCGCGAGTCGGCCGGCGTCGGCGACCTGTCCCGGGACGGGACCCTGCTCGCCGTCGAGCACACCGAGCACGGCGACGCGATGCACTCGGCCCTGCGCGTGATCACCCTGGACGGCGCCACCGTCGCCGAGCTCGACGACTCCAAGGGCGGCACGGAGGAGCTGGGCCTCACCGTGCTCGGCTTCGCGCCCGTCGCCGGAGACACCCGGCTGCTGATCGGCCACCAGCGGCGCGGCAGGTGGGAGCCGATGGTGTGGGACGTGGCCGCGGGCACCGAGGAGGGGCTGGCCGTCGACCTGCCGGGCGACGTGGGCGCCGAGTGGTACCCCGACGGGTCCGCGCTGCTGATCGAGCACGAGTACGAGGCGCGCAGCGAGCTGCTGCGCTACGACCTGGCCGCACGGGAGCTCGTACGGCTGGACACGCCGCCGGGGACCGTGTCGGGGGCGACGGCGCGGCCCGACGGGTCCGTGGAGTACCAGTGGTCCTCCGCGGCCGAACCCTCCGTCATCCGGTCGACCGCGGGCGGGGTCGTGCTCGACCCTCCCGGTTTCCGGCCGCCGGGCTCCGTGCGGGTCGAGGACGTGTGGGTCGAGGGCCCCGGCGGGCGGATCCACGCCCTCGCCCAGCGCCCCGAAGGCCACGGCGACGGGCCCTTCCCCACCGTCTTCGAGATCCACGGCGGGCCCACCTGGCACGACAGCGACGCCTTCGCCGCGACCCCGGCGGCCTGGCTCGACCACGGTTTCGCCGTCGTCCGGGTCAACTACCGCGGCTCGACCGGCTACGGACGCGAGTGGACCGACGCCCTCAAGCACCGGGTCGGCCTGATCGAGCTGGAGGACGTCGAAGCCGTACGGGAATGGGCGGTGGGCTCCGGCCTCGCGGACCCGGCGCGCCTGGTGCTGTCCGGCGGTTCCTGGGGCGGCTACCTGACCCTGCTGGGCCTGGGCACCCACCCGGACGCCTGGGCGGTGGGGCTGGCGGCCGTCCCGGTCGCCGACTACGTGACGGCGTACCACGACGAGATGGAGGCGCTGAAGTCCCTGGACCGCACCCTCTTCGGCGGTACCCCGGAGGAGGTCCCGGAGCGCTTCGAGGCCTCCTCGCCGCTGACGTACGTGGACGCGGTGAAGGCGCCCGTGCACATCGCGGCGGGCCTCAACGACCCGCGCTGCCCCATCAAGCAGATCGAGAACTACGTGGACCGGCTGGCGGCGCGCGGGGCCGCGCACGAGGTGTACCGCTACGACGCCGGGCACGGCTCGCTCGTCGTGGAGGAGCGGATCAAGCAGGTCCGGATGGAGATCGACTTCGCGCTGAAGCACCTGCCGAGATAG
- a CDS encoding SURF1 family protein, whose product MHRFLLTPRWWGINVFVALGVPFCLFMGTWQLGRFEDRVDTHKEATSARPADQAAAPLESLLPVDKRTSGRLASVSGEYADQLLVPERRLDGKSGFYVLTLLKTDTGKAVPVVRGWLPGSADAGRAPAPPAGRVEVTGALQASENSTSKGVYSSGGLPAGQLGVIGAASLVNIVPYGLYDAWLTVQTPADGMTPVPAQAPANTGLDLKAFQNLGYTGEWFVFAAFVLFMWFRLYRREVETLRDAEAGLVEETPAERAPTEPAPAGAGSA is encoded by the coding sequence GTGCACCGGTTTCTCCTGACCCCGCGCTGGTGGGGGATCAACGTCTTCGTCGCGCTCGGCGTTCCCTTCTGTCTGTTCATGGGGACCTGGCAGCTCGGCCGGTTCGAGGACCGCGTCGACACCCACAAGGAGGCGACCAGCGCACGCCCCGCCGACCAGGCGGCCGCGCCGCTGGAATCGCTGCTCCCGGTGGACAAGCGGACCTCGGGACGGCTCGCCTCGGTCTCCGGGGAGTACGCCGACCAGCTCCTCGTCCCCGAGCGGCGGCTCGACGGGAAGTCCGGCTTCTACGTCCTGACCCTGCTCAAGACCGACACCGGCAAGGCCGTACCCGTGGTCCGTGGCTGGCTGCCCGGCAGCGCCGACGCGGGCCGGGCCCCGGCCCCGCCCGCCGGCCGCGTCGAGGTGACGGGCGCGCTCCAGGCCTCGGAGAACTCCACCAGCAAGGGCGTCTACTCCTCGGGCGGACTGCCGGCCGGGCAGCTCGGTGTCATCGGGGCCGCCTCGCTCGTCAACATCGTGCCGTACGGCCTGTACGACGCCTGGCTGACCGTGCAGACGCCCGCCGACGGGATGACTCCCGTACCGGCGCAGGCTCCGGCCAACACCGGGCTGGACCTGAAGGCCTTCCAGAACCTCGGCTACACCGGCGAATGGTTCGTCTTCGCCGCGTTCGTGCTCTTCATGTGGTTCCGGCTGTACCGGCGCGAGGTGGAGACCCTGCGCGACGCGGAGGCGGGCCTCGTCGAGGAGACCCCGGCGGAACGGGCCCCGACGGAGCCGGCCCCGGCCGGGGCGGGCTCGGCGTAA